In Mycobacterium tuberculosis H37Rv, a single window of DNA contains:
- the eccC2 gene encoding ESX-2 type VII secretion system protein EccC, with protein MSKKAFPINRVNIDPPKPVRVAPNPPIALPEREPRNIWVMIGVPALIVALIGTIVMLYVSGVRSLATGFFPLMGIGAFSMLAFSGRFGRARKITWGELEKGRRRYLRDLDTNRDEIQTAVCAQREWQNAVHSDPPGLGAIIGGPRMWERGRGDVDFLEVRVGTGVQHAPDSVLSVTWPDISSDEELEPVTGQALRDFILEQRKIRDIAKVVNLRSAPGFSFVSEDLDRVRSLMRSVLCSLAVFHNPRDVKLMVVTRNREVWAWMVWLPHNLHDELFDACGWRRLIFATPEELEAALGAELHMKGKRGAWTPPTVASPTAMGSALETGQVGVDLGPHLVIVDDNTGSPDAWESVVGQVGKAGLTVLRIASRVGTGVGFAEDQVFEMAQRHGAATAVKAGRDGADADDDQRPAPLLRARGTFFAHADQLSIHRAYRYARAMARWSPTSRSEVTDSTSGAAELLRSLGISDPRELDVDRLWAERRGRGDDRWCEIPVGAKPNGELQNIILRAKDFGGFGFHSVVIGTSGSGKSELFLSLVYGIALTHSPETFNVIFVDMKFESAAQDILGIPHVVAALSNLGKDERHLAERMRRVIDGEIKQRYELFKSVGARDANDYEEIRLAGRDLPPVPVLLVIVDEYLELFANHKKWIDLIIHIGQEGRGANVFFMLGGQRLDLSSLQKVKSNIAFRIALRAESGDDSREVIGSDAAYHLPSKENGFALLKVGPRDLEPFRCFYLSAPFVVPKKKEVARTIDMTLTQPRLYDWQYQPLDAADAEALATAAAADAEPDEFLYYDDGFKKKKIVDVLRESLYNVPHRSPRRPWLAPLEDPEPVDRLVAAYRGKPWHVDYGQNPGLMFPVGVMDIPEESQQVVHAVDALRSNIIVVGAKQRGKTTTLMALMCSAATMYTPERVTFFCIGGATMAQIGSLPHVTDIVSPKDAEGIERILSTMDALIDAREEAFRRAKIDMDGFRERRFGIGGDGVGGTDPTDAFGDVFVVLDDYDDLYAKDTLLGDRIISLSSRGPEYGVHLMCSAGGWIHGQRQSLLQNVTARIQLRLADPGESQMGHLSIESREAARRTLNRPGFGLTESLHELRIGVPALADPGTGELVGITDVGARIADVAGVTKHASLQRLPQRVELSAIVEHEAVHQGGDDLSIAFAIGERHELGPVPIKLRESPGLMILGRQGCGKTTALVAIGEAVMNRFSPQQAQLTLIDPKTAPHGLRDLHAPGYVRAYAYDQDEIDEVITELAQQILLPRLPPKGLSQEELRALKPWEGPRHFVLIDDVQDLRPAQSYPQKPPVGAALWKLMERARQVGLHVFSTRNSANWATMPMDPWVKSQTSAKVAQLYMDNDPQNRINRSVRAQTLPPGRGLLVGADGDVEGILVGYPSVPGEQ; from the coding sequence ATGTCCAAGAAAGCGTTTCCCATCAACCGCGTCAACATCGACCCGCCGAAACCCGTTCGGGTGGCTCCGAATCCGCCGATAGCTCTGCCGGAGCGCGAGCCGCGCAACATCTGGGTGATGATCGGCGTTCCCGCGTTGATCGTGGCGCTGATCGGCACCATCGTCATGCTGTACGTGTCGGGCGTGCGCAGCTTGGCCACGGGGTTCTTCCCGCTGATGGGCATCGGCGCGTTCAGCATGCTGGCGTTCTCCGGACGATTCGGTCGAGCCCGCAAGATCACCTGGGGTGAGTTGGAGAAGGGGCGTCGTCGATATCTTCGTGACCTGGACACCAACCGCGACGAAATCCAGACGGCGGTGTGTGCGCAACGTGAATGGCAGAACGCCGTGCATTCGGACCCACCCGGACTGGGCGCCATCATTGGCGGTCCGCGGATGTGGGAGCGTGGCCGCGGCGACGTCGACTTCTTAGAGGTGCGGGTGGGCACGGGTGTGCAGCACGCACCAGATTCGGTGTTGTCGGTGACCTGGCCGGACATTTCCTCCGATGAGGAGCTAGAGCCCGTGACCGGGCAGGCGCTGCGCGATTTCATCTTGGAGCAGCGCAAGATTCGCGATATCGCCAAGGTGGTGAACCTACGGTCGGCACCAGGCTTCAGCTTCGTGAGCGAGGACCTGGACCGGGTGCGGTCGCTGATGCGGTCGGTGTTGTGCTCGCTGGCGGTGTTTCACAACCCGCGTGACGTCAAGCTGATGGTGGTGACGCGCAACCGCGAGGTGTGGGCGTGGATGGTGTGGCTCCCCCACAACCTGCACGACGAGCTGTTCGATGCCTGCGGCTGGCGGCGGCTGATCTTTGCCACACCCGAGGAACTGGAGGCGGCGCTGGGAGCCGAGCTGCATATGAAGGGCAAGCGAGGCGCATGGACCCCGCCGACGGTGGCCAGCCCAACCGCGATGGGCTCGGCGCTGGAAACCGGGCAGGTCGGCGTGGATTTGGGGCCGCACCTGGTGATCGTCGACGACAACACCGGCAGCCCGGATGCGTGGGAGAGCGTGGTCGGGCAGGTCGGCAAGGCCGGGCTTACGGTGCTGCGCATCGCGTCCCGGGTGGGCACCGGTGTGGGGTTCGCCGAGGACCAGGTCTTCGAGATGGCCCAACGACATGGGGCGGCAACCGCGGTCAAGGCCGGTCGCGATGGCGCAGACGCCGATGACGACCAGCGCCCGGCGCCGCTGTTGCGGGCGCGCGGCACGTTCTTCGCGCATGCCGACCAGCTGTCCATCCACCGGGCCTACCGATATGCGCGGGCGATGGCGCGGTGGTCACCGACCAGTCGCAGCGAGGTCACCGATTCCACCAGCGGCGCGGCCGAGCTGCTGCGTTCGCTCGGCATTAGCGACCCCCGGGAATTGGATGTCGATCGGTTGTGGGCCGAGCGGCGCGGTCGCGGCGACGATCGGTGGTGTGAGATTCCGGTGGGCGCCAAACCGAACGGCGAGCTGCAGAACATCATCCTGCGCGCCAAGGACTTTGGCGGCTTCGGGTTTCACTCAGTGGTCATCGGAACCAGCGGCTCGGGCAAGTCGGAGCTCTTCTTGTCGTTGGTCTATGGGATCGCGCTGACGCACTCACCGGAAACATTCAACGTCATCTTCGTCGACATGAAATTCGAATCGGCTGCCCAGGACATCCTGGGCATCCCGCACGTGGTGGCCGCGCTATCCAACCTCGGCAAAGACGAGCGGCATCTGGCCGAGCGGATGCGCAGAGTTATCGACGGCGAGATCAAACAGCGCTACGAACTGTTCAAATCGGTAGGTGCGCGCGACGCCAACGACTACGAAGAGATTCGCCTCGCCGGACGCGATCTGCCGCCGGTGCCGGTGCTGCTGGTGATCGTCGACGAATACCTGGAGCTGTTCGCCAACCACAAAAAGTGGATTGATCTGATCATCCACATCGGTCAGGAGGGTCGCGGCGCCAACGTCTTCTTCATGCTAGGCGGTCAACGGCTGGACCTGTCGTCGCTGCAAAAGGTCAAGTCCAACATCGCGTTTCGGATTGCGCTGCGCGCTGAATCCGGTGATGACAGCCGCGAAGTGATCGGCAGCGACGCCGCCTACCATCTGCCGTCGAAGGAGAACGGTTTCGCGCTGCTCAAGGTGGGGCCGCGGGATCTGGAACCGTTCCGCTGCTTTTACCTCTCTGCGCCGTTTGTGGTGCCGAAGAAGAAAGAGGTGGCCCGAACCATCGACATGACGTTGACCCAACCCCGGCTGTACGACTGGCAGTACCAACCGCTGGATGCCGCCGACGCCGAGGCATTGGCGACCGCCGCGGCCGCCGATGCGGAACCCGACGAATTCCTCTATTACGACGACGGTTTCAAGAAGAAGAAGATCGTCGACGTGCTGCGGGAGTCGCTATACAACGTGCCGCACCGATCGCCGCGCCGGCCGTGGTTGGCGCCGCTGGAAGACCCCGAGCCGGTCGATAGGCTGGTGGCTGCGTATCGTGGCAAACCCTGGCATGTCGACTACGGTCAAAACCCGGGACTGATGTTCCCGGTGGGAGTGATGGACATCCCCGAAGAATCCCAGCAAGTGGTACACGCCGTCGACGCGCTACGCAGCAACATCATCGTGGTGGGCGCCAAGCAGCGCGGCAAGACCACAACCTTGATGGCGCTGATGTGTTCGGCGGCAACGATGTACACCCCGGAGCGAGTGACGTTCTTTTGCATCGGCGGGGCGACCATGGCCCAGATTGGGTCGCTTCCACACGTTACCGATATCGTGTCGCCCAAGGATGCCGAGGGCATCGAACGCATCTTGAGCACCATGGATGCGCTGATCGATGCGCGGGAAGAGGCGTTTCGGCGAGCCAAGATCGACATGGACGGGTTCCGCGAGCGCCGGTTCGGGATCGGCGGCGACGGGGTGGGTGGCACCGATCCCACCGACGCGTTCGGCGATGTCTTTGTGGTGCTCGACGACTACGACGACCTGTACGCCAAGGACACCCTGTTGGGGGACCGCATCATCTCGTTGAGCAGCCGCGGTCCCGAATACGGGGTGCACCTGATGTGCAGTGCCGGCGGCTGGATTCATGGGCAGCGGCAGAGCCTGCTGCAGAATGTCACGGCGCGAATTCAGTTGCGGCTGGCCGATCCCGGTGAGAGCCAGATGGGGCATTTGTCGATCGAATCGCGGGAGGCGGCGCGGCGGACGTTGAACCGCCCAGGATTTGGTTTGACGGAAAGCCTGCACGAGCTGCGAATCGGTGTTCCGGCCCTGGCCGACCCCGGTACCGGCGAGCTGGTGGGCATCACCGATGTCGGGGCGCGAATCGCCGACGTGGCCGGGGTGACCAAGCACGCAAGTCTGCAGCGGCTGCCACAGCGGGTGGAACTGTCCGCGATTGTCGAGCACGAGGCCGTCCACCAGGGCGGTGACGATCTGTCGATCGCGTTTGCGATCGGAGAGCGCCACGAGCTGGGTCCGGTGCCGATCAAGCTGCGCGAGAGCCCAGGGTTGATGATCTTAGGTCGGCAAGGCTGCGGCAAGACCACGGCGCTGGTGGCCATCGGCGAGGCGGTGATGAACCGGTTCAGCCCGCAGCAGGCGCAGCTCACGCTGATCGACCCTAAAACGGCTCCGCACGGTCTGCGAGATCTGCACGCCCCTGGGTATGTGCGCGCGTATGCCTACGACCAAGATGAAATCGACGAGGTGATCACCGAGTTGGCCCAGCAGATCTTGCTGCCGCGGTTGCCGCCCAAGGGTTTGAGCCAGGAGGAGTTGCGCGCACTCAAGCCGTGGGAAGGACCGCGGCACTTTGTGCTCATCGACGACGTGCAGGACCTGCGGCCGGCTCAGAGCTACCCACAGAAGCCGCCGGTGGGTGCGGCGCTGTGGAAGTTGATGGAACGCGCCCGCCAGGTCGGTTTGCACGTATTCAGCACGCGCAACAGCGCGAACTGGGCCACGATGCCGATGGACCCCTGGGTGAAATCCCAGACCTCGGCGAAAGTGGCCCAGTTGTATATGGATAACGATCCGCAAAACCGAATCAATCGATCGGTGCGAGCCCAAACGTTGCCGCCTGGACGAGGTCTGTTGGTCGGTGCCGACGGCGACGTCGAGGGGATTTTGGTGGGGTATCCGTCGGTGCCCGGCGAGCAGTAG
- the eccB2 gene encoding ESX-2 secretion system protein EccB — MPLSLSNRDQNSGHLFYNRRLRAATTRFSVRMKHDDRKQTAALALSMVLVAIAAGWMMLLNVLKPTGIVGDSAIIGDRDSGALYARIDGRLYPALNLTSARLATGTAGQPTWVKPAEIAKYPTGPLVGIPGAPAAMPVNRGAVSAWAVCDTAGRPRSADKPVVTSIAGPITGGGRATHLRDDAGLLVTFDGSTYVIWGGKRSQIDPTNRAVTLSLGLDPGVTSPIQISRALFDGLPATEPLRVPAVPEAGTPSTWVPGARVGSVLQAQTAGGGSQFYVLLPDGVQKISSFVADLLRSANSYGAAAPRVVTPDVLVHTPQVTSLPVEYYPAGRLNFVDTAADPTTCVSWEKASTDPQARVAVYNGRGLPVPPSMDSRIVRLVRDDRAPASVVATQVLVLPGAANFVTSTSGVITAESRESLFWVSGNGVRFGIANDEATLRALGLDPGAAVQAPWPLLRTFAAGPALSRDAALLARDTVPTLGQVAIVTTTAKAGA, encoded by the coding sequence ATGCCGCTGAGTTTGTCCAACCGCGACCAAAATTCCGGTCATCTGTTCTACAACCGGCGGCTGCGGGCGGCGACCACCCGGTTCTCGGTGCGCATGAAACACGACGACCGCAAGCAGACCGCCGCGCTGGCGTTGTCGATGGTGTTGGTGGCCATTGCCGCCGGATGGATGATGCTGCTCAACGTGCTCAAGCCCACCGGCATTGTGGGTGACTCGGCGATCATCGGGGACCGCGACTCCGGGGCACTCTACGCGCGCATCGACGGCCGGTTGTATCCGGCGCTGAACTTGACGTCCGCGCGGCTGGCCACCGGCACGGCGGGGCAGCCGACATGGGTCAAGCCCGCCGAGATCGCCAAGTATCCGACCGGGCCGCTGGTCGGCATCCCGGGCGCACCCGCGGCCATGCCGGTGAACCGGGGCGCGGTCTCGGCGTGGGCGGTGTGCGACACGGCGGGACGCCCGCGCAGCGCGGACAAGCCGGTGGTCACCTCGATCGCGGGCCCGATCACCGGCGGTGGCCGCGCCACACACCTGCGCGACGACGCCGGGCTGCTGGTGACTTTCGACGGCAGCACCTACGTGATCTGGGGTGGCAAACGCTCACAGATCGATCCGACCAACAGGGCGGTCACCTTGAGCTTGGGGCTCGACCCCGGCGTGACATCACCAATACAGATCTCACGGGCGCTCTTCGACGGGCTGCCCGCGACCGAGCCGCTGCGGGTGCCAGCGGTGCCCGAGGCGGGCACCCCGTCGACGTGGGTGCCGGGCGCTCGGGTGGGATCGGTGTTGCAGGCCCAAACCGCCGGCGGGGGCAGCCAGTTCTATGTGCTGCTGCCCGACGGGGTGCAAAAGATCAGCAGCTTCGTGGCCGATCTGCTGCGCAGCGCGAACTCCTACGGGGCGGCGGCGCCGCGGGTGGTGACCCCCGATGTGCTGGTCCACACACCGCAGGTGACCTCGCTGCCGGTGGAGTACTACCCGGCCGGGCGGCTGAATTTCGTTGACACCGCGGCGGATCCGACCACCTGCGTGTCGTGGGAGAAGGCGTCGACGGATCCACAGGCCCGGGTCGCGGTCTACAACGGGCGGGGGCTTCCGGTGCCCCCGTCGATGGACAGCCGGATCGTGCGGCTGGTACGCGATGACCGCGCCCCGGCGTCGGTGGTGGCCACCCAGGTGCTGGTGTTGCCCGGCGCGGCCAACTTCGTGACATCGACCAGCGGTGTGATCACCGCCGAGTCGCGCGAATCGTTGTTCTGGGTGTCCGGCAATGGGGTGCGATTCGGGATCGCCAACGACGAGGCGACGCTGCGGGCGCTGGGCCTGGATCCGGGTGCGGCCGTGCAGGCGCCGTGGCCGTTGCTGCGGACTTTTGCTGCGGGACCGGCTCTGTCGCGGGATGCGGCACTCTTGGCTCGCGATACTGTGCCCACCCTCGGCCAGGTGGCCATTGTGACGACAACGGCGAAGGCGGGCGCCTAG
- a CDS encoding hypothetical protein (This region is a possible MT-complex-specific genomic island (See Becq et al., 2007 PMID:17545187).), which translates to MVAADLPPGRWSAVLVGPWWPAPSAALRAAAQHWATWAMQKQELARNLISQHDLLLRNQGRTAEDLIGRYLRGAKSEVTKAEKYEIKKGAFNTAADAIDYLRSRLTGIAGEGNKEIDDVLASKKPLPEQLAEIQAIQTRCNADAANASRDAVDKVMTAMQEILEAEDIGDDPRTWARANGFNVDDAPPPRLIRENDLAALTGPGARGGSFGSVEGAGDLASPQSVGAGGFSGSGVQAACSQPAPRAIGASSRHASAGPVPPAPVVTTPAAATPPVIATGPRWRCPAGRCRRRPSDRAYRLRRLGNRLRPGW; encoded by the coding sequence GTGGTGGCGGCTGATCTTCCGCCCGGTAGGTGGAGCGCGGTGCTGGTGGGGCCGTGGTGGCCGGCCCCGTCGGCGGCCCTACGTGCCGCCGCGCAACACTGGGCCACTTGGGCCATGCAAAAGCAAGAGCTCGCAAGGAATCTGATCAGCCAACATGATCTTTTGTTGCGGAATCAGGGTAGAACGGCCGAAGACCTGATTGGCCGGTACCTTCGGGGAGCGAAATCCGAGGTCACTAAGGCAGAGAAGTACGAAATAAAGAAGGGCGCCTTCAATACCGCCGCTGACGCCATCGACTATTTGCGGAGCCGGTTGACCGGCATTGCAGGGGAAGGAAATAAGGAAATCGACGACGTTCTTGCGTCGAAAAAGCCGTTGCCGGAGCAGTTGGCGGAAATCCAGGCGATCCAAACCAGGTGCAATGCCGATGCGGCGAACGCATCCCGGGACGCCGTCGACAAGGTCATGACGGCCATGCAGGAGATCCTCGAAGCCGAAGATATCGGTGACGATCCCCGGACGTGGGCACGGGCCAATGGTTTCAACGTCGACGACGCACCACCACCCCGCCTGATCAGGGAGAACGATCTGGCAGCGCTGACCGGTCCCGGCGCGCGTGGCGGTAGCTTTGGGAGTGTTGAGGGCGCCGGAGACCTGGCATCGCCACAATCGGTGGGTGCTGGCGGCTTTTCTGGCAGTGGTGTCCAGGCCGCCTGCTCACAACCGGCGCCGCGAGCAATAGGCGCTTCGAGTCGGCACGCCAGCGCAGGACCTGTACCACCTGCCCCGGTGGTCACAACACCCGCCGCTGCTACACCGCCAGTCATCGCCACTGGCCCCCGGTGGCGATGCCCGGCGGGTCGCTGTCGCCGGCGGCCCTCGGACAGGGCGTATCGCCTACGTCGATTGGGCAATCGTTTGCGACCGGGATGGTGA